The Akkermansia sp. N21116 genome includes a region encoding these proteins:
- a CDS encoding DUF3472 domain-containing protein, producing the protein MFKRLVSSILLATVLTTYATADTSPEELTKRQCSSVHLRHAPIQRNSQAIYLQAEALQSAPGTYFCAANMDNCYIGFQEISPDRKVLIFSIWDPIPHGDNPNEVPENEKVQCIGQHQNAEISRFGGEGTGGKSFLAYPWKIGEKMQFLIVNKPLGDNLKEIYGYFFNNHTKKWELISAWKTHSKEGELSYAVSFVEDFRRNYDSTKHIRSAKYGPNFSWTKDKGWVPATTGTFTKDPTPSEHIAAQVIPAEQRFLIQTGGDTKMGKFKVWEKRELPADSIKMTAPSKEVQDIVEKTLKK; encoded by the coding sequence ATGTTTAAAAGACTTGTTTCATCCATTTTGCTGGCAACAGTCCTTACTACCTATGCCACAGCGGATACTTCTCCGGAAGAACTCACGAAACGTCAGTGCAGTTCCGTCCATCTGAGACACGCCCCCATCCAGCGTAATTCGCAGGCCATCTATCTCCAGGCGGAAGCCCTGCAATCCGCACCGGGCACCTACTTCTGCGCGGCCAACATGGATAATTGCTACATTGGCTTCCAGGAAATCTCACCGGACAGAAAAGTCCTCATCTTTTCCATTTGGGATCCTATCCCCCATGGAGACAACCCCAATGAGGTTCCCGAAAATGAAAAAGTCCAATGTATCGGACAACATCAAAATGCGGAAATCTCCCGTTTCGGAGGCGAAGGTACAGGCGGTAAAAGCTTTCTTGCCTACCCTTGGAAAATCGGAGAAAAGATGCAATTCCTCATTGTCAACAAACCCCTCGGCGACAATCTCAAGGAAATCTACGGCTACTTTTTCAACAACCATACGAAAAAATGGGAATTGATTTCCGCATGGAAAACCCACAGCAAAGAAGGCGAGCTCTCCTATGCCGTCTCCTTCGTCGAAGACTTCCGGCGCAACTACGACTCCACCAAACACATTCGGTCTGCCAAATACGGTCCCAACTTTAGCTGGACAAAAGACAAGGGGTGGGTTCCTGCCACCACCGGTACCTTCACCAAAGATCCGACACCCTCGGAACATATTGCCGCACAGGTTATCCCCGCTGAACAGAGATTCCTCATCCAAACAGGCGGAGACACCAAAATGGGTAAATTCAAAGTCTGGGAAAAGCGAGAACTTCCCGCCGACTCAATCAAAATGACTGCCCCTTCCAAGGAAGTGCAGGACATCGTTGAAAAAACGTTGAAGAAATAA
- a CDS encoding thioredoxin family protein, with amino-acid sequence MRIAFLLLTCLACFCCNSFAESRTWTNSAGKTIEGEYLRATDKDVSVKLTSGKIVKLPLASLSQEDQDFVKQEQETAKSEAVAEERAKLSFKWSKKLDAALKDAKEYDLPVMVLFTGTSWCPYCVKLENEVLSKSEFKRLAGGKMLAVKYECPTPGGYTPEGKKKAQQFKIKGVPHYVILNKDGKVIGDGGYHKGITPKELVEKISQAAGK; translated from the coding sequence ATGAGAATTGCCTTTCTTTTACTTACATGCCTGGCATGCTTCTGCTGCAATTCATTTGCCGAATCCCGGACATGGACGAATAGTGCCGGTAAAACGATTGAGGGAGAATATTTGCGTGCAACGGATAAGGATGTTTCTGTGAAGTTGACTTCCGGCAAGATTGTCAAACTTCCTCTGGCTTCGTTGAGCCAGGAGGATCAGGACTTTGTCAAACAGGAGCAGGAGACGGCCAAATCTGAAGCTGTGGCTGAAGAGAGAGCCAAGTTGTCGTTCAAATGGTCCAAGAAGCTTGATGCGGCACTGAAAGATGCCAAGGAATACGATCTTCCTGTGATGGTGTTGTTTACAGGAACAAGCTGGTGTCCGTATTGCGTTAAACTTGAAAATGAAGTGCTTTCCAAATCGGAATTCAAGAGATTGGCAGGCGGAAAAATGCTGGCTGTCAAATATGAATGTCCGACTCCCGGAGGCTATACGCCTGAAGGGAAGAAGAAAGCTCAGCAATTCAAAATCAAAGGGGTTCCCCACTATGTGATTTTGAATAAGGATGGCAAGGTGATTGGCGATGGCGGCTATCATAAGGGCATTACTCCTAAGGAATTGGTGGAGAAGATTTCCCAGGCTGCCGGCAAATA